One Georgenia wutianyii DNA segment encodes these proteins:
- the holA gene encoding DNA polymerase III subunit delta — MPPKTRRSAPSGLSWEEAPLAPVVLVRGGEGLLSDRAVARIVAQAQEADPGTEISRLDAAGYESGRLEMLASPSLFGEARCIVVSGVESCTEALVEDTITYLRAPAEDVWLVLQHGGGVRGKRLLDAVTKAGHPVVVCEPLKRDADKTAFVAAEFRRAQRQVDQQAVQALVQAVGSDLRELAAACAQLVADTTGRVTAEVVERYHGGRVEATGFKVADAAISGNAGLAITLLRHAVETGANPVVLVAALAVKLRTMAKVEAMSGRGGAGGLGLAPWQVDQARRELAGWTPEGLARAITAVAAADAEVKGLSRDPVFAVERAVLRIVTSRGRR; from the coding sequence GTGCCCCCGAAGACCCGTCGCAGCGCCCCCTCCGGACTGAGCTGGGAGGAGGCACCGCTCGCCCCCGTCGTGCTCGTCCGCGGTGGGGAGGGGCTGCTGAGCGACCGGGCCGTCGCCCGGATCGTGGCCCAGGCCCAGGAGGCCGACCCGGGCACCGAGATCAGCCGGCTCGACGCCGCGGGGTACGAGTCCGGGCGCCTGGAGATGCTCGCCAGCCCCTCCCTGTTCGGGGAGGCGCGCTGCATCGTCGTCTCCGGGGTGGAGAGCTGCACCGAGGCGCTCGTCGAGGACACGATCACCTACCTCCGCGCGCCGGCGGAGGACGTCTGGCTCGTCCTCCAGCACGGCGGCGGCGTGCGCGGCAAGCGCCTGCTCGACGCCGTGACCAAGGCCGGGCACCCCGTCGTCGTGTGCGAGCCGCTCAAGCGGGACGCGGACAAGACGGCGTTCGTCGCGGCGGAGTTCCGCCGGGCGCAGCGGCAGGTCGACCAGCAGGCCGTCCAGGCCCTCGTCCAGGCCGTCGGCTCGGACCTGCGCGAGCTCGCCGCGGCGTGCGCCCAGCTCGTCGCCGACACCACCGGCCGGGTCACCGCCGAGGTCGTCGAGCGCTACCACGGCGGGCGCGTCGAGGCGACGGGCTTCAAGGTCGCCGACGCCGCGATCTCGGGCAACGCCGGCCTGGCGATCACCCTCCTGCGCCACGCGGTGGAGACCGGCGCCAACCCGGTCGTCCTGGTCGCCGCCCTCGCCGTCAAGCTGCGCACGATGGCCAAGGTCGAGGCCATGTCCGGGCGCGGCGGGGCCGGTGGCCTCGGGCTGGCCCCGTGGCAGGTGGACCAGGCGCGGCGAGAGCTCGCGGGCTGGACCCCGGAGGGCCTGGCGCGGGCGATCACCGCCGTCGCCGCCGCCGACGCCGAGGTCAAGGGCCTGAGCCGCGACCCGGTGTTCGCCGTCGAGCGCGCCGTCCTACGCATCGTCACCAGCCGGGGGCGGCGGTGA
- a CDS encoding class I SAM-dependent methyltransferase yields MTLDSVRRAYDALAEDYAALLPDTRAESALDLAVLDAFAREVAGPVLDAGCGAGRMSRYLADRGCRVHGVDLSPGMVERARRDHPDLTFDVAALTDLPFADATFGGIVLWYSTIHTPPAGQPEVLAEVRRVLRPGGSVVVAFQAGTGSRDLAPAYRRVGHDVVLERHLFAPDDVAAWLAGAGLRETCRLVRRPQGREADDQAVLLTRAEG; encoded by the coding sequence GTGACCCTCGACTCCGTCCGCCGGGCCTACGACGCACTGGCCGAGGACTACGCCGCGCTGCTGCCCGACACTCGCGCCGAGTCCGCCCTCGACCTCGCCGTGCTCGACGCCTTCGCCCGCGAGGTCGCCGGACCGGTCCTCGACGCCGGGTGCGGGGCCGGGCGGATGAGCCGCTACCTCGCCGACCGCGGCTGCCGGGTGCACGGGGTGGACCTGTCCCCCGGCATGGTGGAGCGGGCGCGCCGCGACCACCCCGACCTCACGTTCGACGTCGCCGCCCTCACCGACCTGCCGTTCGCCGACGCGACGTTCGGCGGCATCGTCCTCTGGTACTCCACGATCCACACCCCGCCCGCCGGCCAGCCGGAGGTCCTCGCCGAGGTGAGGCGGGTGCTGCGGCCCGGCGGGAGCGTCGTCGTCGCGTTCCAGGCGGGCACCGGCTCACGGGACCTCGCCCCCGCCTACCGACGGGTGGGGCACGACGTCGTCCTCGAGCGGCACCTGTTCGCCCCCGACGACGTCGCGGCCTGGCTCGCCGGGGCGGGTCTGCGGGAGACCTGCCGGCTCGTCCGGCGTCCGCAGGGCCGCGAGGCCGACGACCAGGCGGTGCTGCTCACCCGCGCCGAGGGGTGA